The sequence GCGTCCGCTCACCTTTTCTTCTTCTGCGTTGCGGCCGCAGCCTTCTCCTGTGCAGCTTTCAAAACAGCCTCATCGATCTTTACGTCACTTAAGGTGAGAGTAAAATTAGGGGTAGTTGTATAAGCCGCGATATTTCCCTGGAAGCGCAGTGGATCGCCAGGTTGCAGATACTTGGCGTTTGGCTGGGCATCCTGGAGGACGATGTCGTAGGTTCCACTCTTGCCTTGTGAGTCTGGAGTAATATCTACGCGAACCAGAATATTCTTCGGATCGCCTGAGGCATCAACGCTGTCAACGTGGCCGACCAGCCCGAGGGGCTGGCCTTTCAACTGCGACCAGTTTTGTTCAGCGGTGTCACCGCCCACCATGAGGGCGTCCTCGATTTTGTAAAATCCATCGAGATAGGTGTCTCCGGTGGCCGCATGCTGGGGTGGCGGCGCCACATTGAAGCTGGCAGGCATGCCGTCTGAAGTCTTCGCGGCAGTCAGCACGCTCTCTTCGCCAGCGTCGGAACCATGTTGAGCCTCATAGACCTGGCTGAAAGATTTCTTGAGCTCGGCCGCGTTCTGGCTATGGCCGGCCTCGGCCAGAGTCGCCGCTCGTGCCAGGCTCCAGATGGCTTTGTTCACCTCCCGCGGCGATTCGTTGTAATAAGCCTGGCCAAGGAATGAATATATCAGCACGTTCTCCGGCTGGTCCTGTGATGCAGCCTCAAGGAATTTGATCGCCTGGGTATAGTTCTTCTGCATCAGAGCAGCATAACCGGCCGCTATATTGAAGACCGCCCGTTTCGTTTTCGGTTGAACGTACTTTTCAAACTGTTCCTCGCTGACTCCGGCGGGTTTCTGCAGGGTCTGGAGGACCTCCATGCCGTGCTCAGCGTTTTTGCCGGCCGTCGACAATTCCTGTGCGGCGTTCGCGGCTGAAGGCTTGAATGTGTAAGGGAACGTAAAGCTGAGATAAGAGAGAGCATCGAGATTGTTGGGGTCCGCAGCCAGCGCTTTATTGGCAGACGCGATCGCATTATTCGTCTGGTTAATCTGAACGTATGATTGCATTTCAGCTACATACGCGTTCGCAAGAAAGTCAGAATCCGAGTACTTCTTGATGAAATCCTGGATCAGCGAAACTCTCTTCTGCGCGTCGCTCTCTTTGACAAAAGCCTGAAAGGCGTCATATTCAGCACGGCTCTTCCATTGCGGGGTCTTCCCCTGGGGTGCGGCGGGCATCGGCGCTGGCGATGCGGTTACTGGCAACAAAGCTAAGCGTCCTTCGAGTCTGCCTGTGGCGCGCATTGAATTTGGCAGGCAGACGAAGCCAGCAAGCAACATCATGCTGAAAAGCACAGTCGTTTTCTTCATTGTAAAGCTACCTCTTGTTATAGGGTTTTAATTTCCGGGCCTCGAAGACTCTTCCGATATCTGGCCCGGGTCCGTCGCGGAAGACTCGCAGAACTCCGCCCTGTCACCCGGCTGGCCGGACCTCGTCGTTCGGAAGCATTTCTCCAAATACCAAGACTTTTTTAACATTGCAAGCAAAAACTTCTTGTCCCTTCTTCGGTGTCGCTCTACAACGACCAAGCCATCCCATTGCTTAGATGCGGATAAACAGGTCTCAGCCACTTGTAACAGCTTACCATTTATTTTTTCCCGGCATGTCATATACAAAGCGGTCGTCTGTCCCGGCCCCAGGAACTTAAAGCCTGATTTGCACCCGGCAGTACCCGCCGAGCACTTCCGGGCATCCTTGTTAAGGCTTCAATTCAAACGTTTCCGTGACATGCCCCAAGTTCTTTAGCATTCTTCCTGCGGACGGTGTATTATTTGAACCCGGTGAAAAACAAACTTCAAGCGTTATCTCCAAGATCCCGATAGGGATTGCAATTTTCGCACGTTTAGCGCATTATGGCAACTTTCCTTTAACGATTTTCATGGAACAACTGAAAGGACGGCAAATTGGCAAAGAAAGCTTTCCAGATCTCCAAGCCTGAAGGCAAGTTGGGCGTTATGACCTGCGGAATGGGAGCAGTGGCCACCACCTTTTTCGCGGGGGTGGAGGCGGTTCGCCGGAATCTCGCGCCTCCCATCGGCTCTCTGACCCAGATGGGGACCATTCGCCTGGGGAAGCGGACGGACCATCGGACTCCGCTGATAAAGGATTTTGTTCCCCTTGCAGAACTTCAGGATATCGTCTTTTCAGGTTGGGACATTTTTCCCGACAGCGCCTACCAGGCTGCTCTGAAGGCCGGTGTGCTCAGGCCGGACCATCTCAGCGAAGTTAAGGATTTTCTGGAAGAGATTCGGCCTCTTCCGGCGGTGTTCAACCGCAAATATGTGAAAAAACTGAACGGGCCAAACGTCAAGCGAGGCAAGACCAAAATGGACCTTGCCAAGCAGTTGATGGAGGACATTCAGGAGTTCCGGGAGAAGAGTGGAGCAAGCCGCATGGTGATCATCTGGTGTGGGTCCACTGAAATTTTTATGAGGCCAGGACCTGTGCACAAGTCCATCGCTTCGTTCGAAAAAGGCCTCCGTTCTTCGGACCCTGGCATCGCGCCCAGCATGGTTTACGCCTACGCTGCGTTGAAGCTTGGCATTCCCTTCGCCAATGGCGCTCCCAACCTGACCACCGACATTCCCGCGCTCCAGCAGCTTGCCCTCGAGAATAAGGTCCCCATCTGCGGAAAGGATTTTAAGACCGGGCAGACGCTGATGAAGACCATTCTTGCACCTGGGCTCAAGGCGCGAATGCTTGGATTGAGCGGCTGGTTTTCAACCAACATCCTCGGCAACCGGGACGGAGAAGTGCTCGATGATCCCATGTCGTTCCGGACCAAAGAAGAGAGCAAGCTTTCGGTGTTGGAATATATCCTCCAACCCGACATCTATCCGCAACTCTACAAGGACTTCTACCACAAGGTACGAATCAACTACTATCCGCCGAGCGGCGACAACAAGGAGGGATGGGACAATCTCGACATCTTCGGATGGATGGGTTACCCCATGCAGATCAAAATCAATTTCCTTTGCCGCGACTCCATACTTGCTGCTCCGATCGTTCTTGACCTCATTCTGCTTATGGACCTTGCCCAGCGGTGCCCTGAAATGGCCCAAAAGGGAATCCAGGAGTGGCTCTCCTTCTATTTCAAGAGTCCGATGTGCGCTCCCAATCTCTACCCTGAGCACGACCTCTTCATCCAACTCATTAAACTCAAGAACACTTTGCGCTATCTGCGAGGCGAGGAACTCATCACCCACCTGGGCCTTGAATACTACGACTAAGAAGCTTGCAGTCTTCACAAGAGACTTAGAACTCCGTTTGACAAAAGCGCGCCAGGGTCCGGATAATCGATGAGCAGCCGATGACGCTGCCCTATGAGAAAATTTTTCTTCATCCAGATTACCATCCTGATGGCAGCTGTCTGCTTGTCGGCCTCACAGCGTTCGGGTCCAGAAGTCAGGCTAGTCACGGAGCGGGCACTCCAGCGCGCCATTATCATCGATACCCATGCCGACACCCCACAAATGATGCTGGATGAGGGTTACGATCTTGGGAACCCGGCAAGCCCCTACATGATCAGCATCCCAAAGATGCGCCGGGGCCATCTGGGCGCGGAATTTTTCTCCATTTGGGTGCCCGTGGACTGGCCGTCACAGGACGTGGTTCACCGCGCTCTGGACCTTATTGATGTCGTCAACGAGCAGGCGGCGCGGCACTCGGACAGGCTCGGTCTTGCGCGCAGCGCCGCCGATGTGGTTCGACTCCATCGAGAGCACAAGATTGCCATTCTGATGGGGCTCGAGGGCGGGCACATCATCATCAATGATCTGAGAGTCCTGGATAATTTCTACCGCCTGGGAGTTCGTTACATGACGCTGACCCACACCCGGGACACGGACTGGGCCGATTCTTCCGGAGACACGCCCCGGCATAACGGTCTCACGCCTTTCGGGCGCAGCGTGGTGGAACGCATGAACCGTCTGGGCATGATGGTGGATATTTCGCACGTCTCGGACAAGACCTTTTACGATGCCATAGCAGTAAGCAAGGCGCCAGTGATCGCTTCCCACTCATCCTGCCGCGCCTTGTGTGATGCGCCCAGGAACATGACCGACGACATGATCCGCGCTCTCGCCAGGAATGGCGGCGTGATCGACATTAATTACTACTCCGCCTTCGTTGATCCCGGTTTCCGCGCGGCGCAGGACAAGATTTCAAAGCAGGTCGATGCTGCCGTGGATGCCGCCCGGAAGGAGCATGCGCGGGAAGGCAAGCGCCTGACGTATGCAGAGGAGAATGTGATTCGCAGGAAGATCCAGGCCGATCTTCCGCAGCCCAGCTACAAAGTGATTGCCGACCACATTGACCATGCCGTCAAAGTAGGAGGCATCGACCACGTTGGCCTGGGCTCGGATTTTGACGGCGTCGACGCCATCCCGCGCGGCATGGAAGATGTTTCCCAGCTTCCAAACCTGGTGGCGGAACTTGCGCGCCGGGGTTACAGTGAAGAGGATTTGGAAAAGATCCTGGGCGGCAACGTCCTGCGTGTCATGCGGGAAGTGGCTCGCGTATCCCAGAAAATGCAGACGAGAGGAAGTTTGCAATGAGAAGCAGGAATTCCTTCAATCGAATACTATGGGCGGGCCTCATTCTGGCGTTGTTTGCCCTGGGAGCGTGCGAGACTGCCAAAAAGGAGAAGCCCAGCACCCCGAGCGAACCGTCTCTCAGCAACCCGTCGTCGCTTAACTTGCAGGCGCCAGGTGTCTATTGGGCCAGGTTTGATACCACAAAAGGCAGCTTTGTGATTAAGGTCACGCGGGACTGGGCCCCGATCGGCGCAGACCGTTTTTACAACCTGGTGAAAAGCGGTTTTTATACCAACGCCAGTTTTTTCCGGGTAATCCCCGGGTTCATCGTTCAGTTCGGCATTAGCGCAGACCCGAACGTTTCGGCGGTATGGCACGATGCCAATATCCAGGACGATCCGGTCAAGCAGGCCAACGTGGCCGGCACCGTCACCTTTGCCACGGCCGGGCCAGGTACGCGCACCACGCAGGTGTTCATCAATCTGGCGGACAACAAAAGCCTGGATGCTCAGGGCTTTTCGGCCTTTGGAGCCGTCACCGAAGGAATGAGCGTCGCCCAGAGCTTCTACAGTGGGTATGGCGAAGGCGCTCCTATGGGAAGCGGCCCTAACCAGGAATTGATCCAGAGCCAGGGCGAAACCTACCTGGCCGCAAACTTTCCCAAGCTCGATCACATTAAGTCGGCGACCATACTGCAATCGGCGCCTTAGTCCTATTGAGTTCTGCACCTGGCAAGAGCGGATCAGGAGCTGCCTGCGGCCGCCATATTCCGAACAATATCTTTTAGCAACACGAACAGGAGAACGAATGGAAAAACTGCAACCCGGCCTTCATGCCATTATTGAAACCTCGGCGGGAACTATGACCTGCCGGCTCTTTCCGGAGCACGCGCCGAAAACGGTTGAGAACTTTGTGGGCCTGGCTCAGGGAACCAGAGAATTTACGGATCCCAAAACCGGCAAAGCGGTCAAGCGCCCATTCTATGATGGATTGATTTTCCATCGCGTGATGCCCAATTTCATGATCCAGGGCGGGTGCCCGCTCAGTACCGGAACAGGCGGGCCCGGCTATCAGTTTGAGGACGAATTTACAAAGGAACTTCGTTTCGACGGAGTGGGCCGGCTGGCTATGGCCAATGCGGGCCCCGGCACCAACGGCAGCCAGTTCTTCATCACCGTGGCTCCGACACCCTGGCTGAACGACCATCACACAATTTTTGGCGAGGTGGTCCAGGGCCAGCACGTGGCCACCAAGATTTCCATGGCCACGCGCGACCGCCGCGACAAGCCCGTCGAACCCGTGGTCATCAAACAGATTCGAATTGAAGAAATAAAATGAATTATGAAGAATGAAGTGTGGAGGATGATGGGGAAGCGCAGAGTGTCCGGGTCTTGGAAACTCTGCGGTTTGTGGGTGAATTCTAAGCGAAAAGCCGCAGACTTCGAAAGGCACAAAGTCCGCGCTGCCGTCACTTCATCGTTCTTTAAACGCCTATAACTTGCACCAGTTCTTTCACGGCCTCGGCGGATTTCTGGAGCGCAGCCTGTTCTTCCGCTGTCAGCTTGATCTGGATAATTTCCTCAACCCCGTTCTTTCCAAGCTTCACCGGAACGCCGATAAACAAACCACGGATGCCGTATTCGCCTTCAAGGTAGGCCGTGCAGGGCAGAATCTTTTTGCGGTCGTAGAAAATGGCCTCCACCATTTCCACCGCCGCGGCGGAGGGCGCGTAGAACGCGCTGCCGGTCTTCAGGTAATTCACGATTTCCGCTCCGCCCTTGCGCGTGCGGTCGATGATAGCGTCGAGTTTGTCTTTCGGCATCAACTCACCCACGGGAATGCCCGCCACGGTGGTGTAACGCGGCACCGGCACCATCGTATCGCCGTGGCCGCCCAGCACGAATCCCTGAACGTTCTGTACGGAAACGTTCAAGGCCTCGGCAATAAACGTCCGGTAGCGCGCGGTATCCAGCACGCCCGCCATGCCGATCACGCGGTTCTTTGAAAAGCCGCTCACCTTCAACGCAGTCTGCGCCATGGCGTCCAGTGGATTGGTCACGATAATCAGAAATGCCTCAGGCGAAGTCCCGGCAATCTTTTCGATAGTGCCCTTCACCACCTCATAATTGGCTTTCAGCAGGTCGTCGCGGCTCATGCCGGGCTTGCGCGGAAAGCCGGCCGTCATCACCACCACGTCCGAATTTGCGGTGTCGGCAAAATCATTCGTGCCTTTGACGCGAACGTCATAGCCCTCAATCGGCCCCGCTTCCAGCAAATCCAGTGCTTTTCCTTGCGGCACCCCTTCCAGAATATCGATCAGCACAACGTCGCCAAGCTCCTTGTCGGCCAGGCGATGGGCACATGTGGCACCTACGTTTCCCGCACCCACTACGGTGATTTTCCTGCGCATCTTCAACCTCCTTCGGTAAGCTCGAACGGCCAGGTCAAGATCGGAAAACCTCAACCGGTCACTGGCAAATTGCTCCAAAAGGCCAAGGTGTTATGTTAAGGGCAGCGAAGCATCCCCGTATTTTTCTGAAAGTAAATGCCGAGATTCTTCGCTCCGCTCAGAATGACAGAACCCTTTTTCAGCAATCTGTTAAACGGCTCCGGCCTTTACTGGCGCCATGTTTTCGATGATGGCGTCGGCAAACGCGGCAGTCCCCAGTTTCGTGACTCCGGAGATGCCTTCCATCTGCAGCAGGCGCTCCAGGTCGTAGGTTACGCGGTGCTGCGCGATGGTGTCGGCAAGCGCCTGCTCGATCATCTCGCCGGCTTCCGGCCATCCGATAAATTCAAACATCAGCACGGCAGACCGGATCAAAGCAGCGGGATTGATCACGTCTTTGTCGGCATATTTCGGCGCGGTGCCGTGCGTAGCTTCGAACACGCCGTAGCCGTCGCCGATGTTTGCGCCCGGCGCCAGGCCCAGGCCTCCGATCTGCGCCGCGCAGGCGTCAGACAGGTAATCGCCGTTCAGGTTGGGCGTGCAAAGCACCTGGTACTCATCGGCGCGGGTCAGAATCTGCTGGAAGATGGAGTCGGCAATCCTGTCGTTTACCAGAATCATCTTCTTCCACTTGCCTTTACCGTGCGTCGAGTAACTGGCGTCCAGGCACTCCTTGACTTCTTTATAGATTTGCTCCTTGAAGGCGTCGGGTGCCATTTCAAGGCCGGGCTCCACCATGGCGGCGTTCTCTTCAATAGAAAGGTTCGGATTGCTGTCCTTGTTGCCGATAATCCAGCCTTCGCGCTCGGTCACAATTCTGTTTCGGAATTCTTCCCGCGCCAACTGGTATCCCCAGTCGCGGAAGGCGCCTTCCGTGAACTTCATGATGTTGCCCTTGTGCACCAGAGTCACGCGATTGAGTCCGTGGTCGAGCGCATACTGGATGCCCCGCCGGACCAGCCGTTTGGTTCCCAGAACGGAAATGGGCTTGATACCGATGCCGGAATCCGCGCGGACCTGTTTGTTGGCTTTATCTTCGCGCAGCAGCGTGTTCACAAATTCAATGGCGCGGCGGGCCTGTTCCGTGCCTTCCCGCCATTCGATGCCCGCGTAGACGTCCTCCGTGTTTTCACGGAAGATGACCACGTTCATATTGGTTGGCCGCCGCACGGGCGAGGGCACCCCGGGAATATATTTTACCGGCCGCCAGCAGGCGTAAAGATTCAGCAACTGGCGCAGCGCCACGTTCAGGCTGCGAATGCCGCCGCCTACCGGAGTGGTCAGGGGACCCTTGATGGCGACGTGAAACTCCTTGATGGCGTCCAGCGTGCCCTGAGGCAGCCACTCGCCAAATTGCCTGAAGGCTTTCTCTCCCGCAAAGACCTCAAACCAGGCCACGCGGCGCTTGCCGCCAGAACTCTTTTCTACTGCCGCGTCGCAAACGCGCGCTGTAGCTTTCCAAATGTCGCGGCCTGTGCCGTCGCCCTCAATGTATGGAATCACAGGATGGTCAGGAACAACCAGCTTCCCATTGGTAAAGGTGATTGCCTTGCCGTTTTCGGGGACAGGGACTCCGTTATACGATTTCATACCTGAAGAATCCTCTCAGTTAGTTTCAGATAATTATCAACGCCTGCCTGGCGCTACAGGGCGAGGGAGCAGGCCGCCCGGTGCGTTCATTGCTTGAATCAAGATTTAACCACATCCCGCGGGTGGGACTGCATTGGCCGAAGACCCGCCGGCCGCGATCAGGTTTCCCGCAGAAAATTCCGAAGGACGGTAGGCAGAATTCCGCCGTTGCGATAGTAGGTGACTTCGACCTCGGAATCCAGGCGCGCGATAGCCTTGAAACTCGTTGGCTTTCCGCCTGGGCCAACAGCGGTCACGCTGATTTCCGAGCGAGGCTGGATGTGTTCCCCAAGCCCGGTGATGTCAAAGACCTCTTCCCCGGTCAACCCGAGTGAAGTTGCGTTCTGGCCCGGCAGGAACTGCAGAGGAAGTACGCCCATGCCCACCAGGTTTCCGCGATGGATACGTTCATAACTTTCTGCAAGAACTGCTTTCACGCCCAGCAGCAGCGTGCCCTTGGCGGCCCAGTCACGCGACGACCCGGAGCCGTATTCCTTGCCGGCCAGCACCAGTAACGGGATTCCCTCCTGCTTATAACGTGTGGCCGCATCGAAAATTGACATCTGCTCGTGTTCCGGCAGGTGGACGGTGTAGCCGCCTTCCTTGCCGGCCACTAGCTGGTTCCGCAGCCGGATGTTGGCGAACGTCCCCCGCACCATCACGCGGTCATTGCCGCGCCGCGAACCGAAGGAATTGAAGTCCCTCTTGGTGAGCCCGTGTGCCATCAGGAAGCGGCCGGCCGGGCCGTCTTCCGGAATGTCGCCGGCGGGTGAAATGTGGTCCGTGGTGATCGAATCGCCCAGCAGCGCCAGCACGCGCGCCCCACGGATGTCTGCGACGGGCGGCACCTCGACCGTCAAGTCCGTGAAGAACGGCGGTTCCTGGATGTAAGTTGACTTTTCACTCCAGGGGTAAAGCGCGCCCCCGGCTACCGGGATATTGTTCCACGTAAGATTACCGTCCCAGACGTTTCCGTAGACTTCGCGAAACATTTCGGGCCGGATCCCCCGGCTCATGGCATCAACGATTTCTTCGCGTGTAGGCCAGATTTCCCGCAGGTAGACGGGCCTGCCCGCGCTGTCATTGCCGAGTGGCTCGTTTGGCAGGTCAATATCCACCGTTCCCGCCAACGCATACGCCACCACCAGCGGCGGAGAGGTCAGATAGTTGGCGCGGACCTGCGGGTGAATGCGCCCTTCAAAGTTGCGGTTTCCTGAAAGCACCGCAGCCGCCACCAGATCGTTTTCCTTCACGACCCTGGATACTTCCGGAGGCAGAGGGCCGCTGTTGCCGATGCAGGTGGTGCAGCCGTAGCCCACGAGGTCAAAGCGGATCTTCTCGAGCGGTTCCAGCAATCCGGCGGCTTTCAGGTATTCAGTTACCACCTTCGATCCCGGCGCCAGGCTGGTCTTGACGTATGGCGGAACGCTGAGCCCGCGCTCAACCGCTTTCTTTGCCAGCAGTCCAGCAGCCAGCATCACGGAAGGGTTCGAGGTGTTGGTGCAAGAGGTAATGGCGGCAATCACCACCG is a genomic window of Acidobacteriota bacterium containing:
- a CDS encoding inositol-3-phosphate synthase yields the protein MTCGMGAVATTFFAGVEAVRRNLAPPIGSLTQMGTIRLGKRTDHRTPLIKDFVPLAELQDIVFSGWDIFPDSAYQAALKAGVLRPDHLSEVKDFLEEIRPLPAVFNRKYVKKLNGPNVKRGKTKMDLAKQLMEDIQEFREKSGASRMVIIWCGSTEIFMRPGPVHKSIASFEKGLRSSDPGIAPSMVYAYAALKLGIPFANGAPNLTTDIPALQQLALENKVPICGKDFKTGQTLMKTILAPGLKARMLGLSGWFSTNILGNRDGEVLDDPMSFRTKEESKLSVLEYILQPDIYPQLYKDFYHKVRINYYPPSGDNKEGWDNLDIFGWMGYPMQIKINFLCRDSILAAPIVLDLILLMDLAQRCPEMAQKGIQEWLSFYFKSPMCAPNLYPEHDLFIQLIKLKNTLRYLRGEELITHLGLEYYD
- a CDS encoding membrane dipeptidase; the encoded protein is MRKFFFIQITILMAAVCLSASQRSGPEVRLVTERALQRAIIIDTHADTPQMMLDEGYDLGNPASPYMISIPKMRRGHLGAEFFSIWVPVDWPSQDVVHRALDLIDVVNEQAARHSDRLGLARSAADVVRLHREHKIAILMGLEGGHIIINDLRVLDNFYRLGVRYMTLTHTRDTDWADSSGDTPRHNGLTPFGRSVVERMNRLGMMVDISHVSDKTFYDAIAVSKAPVIASHSSCRALCDAPRNMTDDMIRALARNGGVIDINYYSAFVDPGFRAAQDKISKQVDAAVDAARKEHAREGKRLTYAEENVIRRKIQADLPQPSYKVIADHIDHAVKVGGIDHVGLGSDFDGVDAIPRGMEDVSQLPNLVAELARRGYSEEDLEKILGGNVLRVMREVARVSQKMQTRGSLQ
- a CDS encoding peptidylprolyl isomerase — encoded protein: MRSRNSFNRILWAGLILALFALGACETAKKEKPSTPSEPSLSNPSSLNLQAPGVYWARFDTTKGSFVIKVTRDWAPIGADRFYNLVKSGFYTNASFFRVIPGFIVQFGISADPNVSAVWHDANIQDDPVKQANVAGTVTFATAGPGTRTTQVFINLADNKSLDAQGFSAFGAVTEGMSVAQSFYSGYGEGAPMGSGPNQELIQSQGETYLAANFPKLDHIKSATILQSAP
- a CDS encoding peptidylprolyl isomerase — encoded protein: MEKLQPGLHAIIETSAGTMTCRLFPEHAPKTVENFVGLAQGTREFTDPKTGKAVKRPFYDGLIFHRVMPNFMIQGGCPLSTGTGGPGYQFEDEFTKELRFDGVGRLAMANAGPGTNGSQFFITVAPTPWLNDHHTIFGEVVQGQHVATKISMATRDRRDKPVEPVVIKQIRIEEIK
- the mdh gene encoding malate dehydrogenase, which gives rise to MRRKITVVGAGNVGATCAHRLADKELGDVVLIDILEGVPQGKALDLLEAGPIEGYDVRVKGTNDFADTANSDVVVMTAGFPRKPGMSRDDLLKANYEVVKGTIEKIAGTSPEAFLIIVTNPLDAMAQTALKVSGFSKNRVIGMAGVLDTARYRTFIAEALNVSVQNVQGFVLGGHGDTMVPVPRYTTVAGIPVGELMPKDKLDAIIDRTRKGGAEIVNYLKTGSAFYAPSAAAVEMVEAIFYDRKKILPCTAYLEGEYGIRGLFIGVPVKLGKNGVEEIIQIKLTAEEQAALQKSAEAVKELVQVIGV
- a CDS encoding NADP-dependent isocitrate dehydrogenase, encoding MKSYNGVPVPENGKAITFTNGKLVVPDHPVIPYIEGDGTGRDIWKATARVCDAAVEKSSGGKRRVAWFEVFAGEKAFRQFGEWLPQGTLDAIKEFHVAIKGPLTTPVGGGIRSLNVALRQLLNLYACWRPVKYIPGVPSPVRRPTNMNVVIFRENTEDVYAGIEWREGTEQARRAIEFVNTLLREDKANKQVRADSGIGIKPISVLGTKRLVRRGIQYALDHGLNRVTLVHKGNIMKFTEGAFRDWGYQLAREEFRNRIVTEREGWIIGNKDSNPNLSIEENAAMVEPGLEMAPDAFKEQIYKEVKECLDASYSTHGKGKWKKMILVNDRIADSIFQQILTRADEYQVLCTPNLNGDYLSDACAAQIGGLGLAPGANIGDGYGVFEATHGTAPKYADKDVINPAALIRSAVLMFEFIGWPEAGEMIEQALADTIAQHRVTYDLERLLQMEGISGVTKLGTAAFADAIIENMAPVKAGAV
- the acnA gene encoding aconitate hydratase AcnA, encoding MTEHTTNNPFGSRAALETAGGRATIFRLDALEKAGLGSVSKLPYSIKVLLEAVLRNCDDRLIKESDVAALAGWSAKSPAPHEVPFKPARVILQDFTGVPAIVDLAALRSAMQRLGGDPAKINPLVPVDLVIDHSVQVDVFGIPTAFQTNAEIEFKRNRERYEFLRWGQQAFANFRVVPPATGIVHQVNLEFLAKVVLASQQGGETVLYPDTLVGTDSHTTMINGLGVLGWGVGGIEAEAAMLGQPYYFLTPQVVGFKLKGRLKEGVTATDLVLTVTQMLRARGVVDKFVEFFGDGLAQMALPDRATIGNMSPEYGATMGFFPVDAETLRYLRQTGRTDEEVDRVERYSKEQGIFRAAGAPDPEFSDTLELELETVEPSLAGPKRPQDRIALSDMKSAFHKALTTPAKERGLGVSAEAVGASANVGFNGTRAKIGHGAVVIAAITSCTNTSNPSVMLAAGLLAKKAVERGLSVPPYVKTSLAPGSKVVTEYLKAAGLLEPLEKIRFDLVGYGCTTCIGNSGPLPPEVSRVVKENDLVAAAVLSGNRNFEGRIHPQVRANYLTSPPLVVAYALAGTVDIDLPNEPLGNDSAGRPVYLREIWPTREEIVDAMSRGIRPEMFREVYGNVWDGNLTWNNIPVAGGALYPWSEKSTYIQEPPFFTDLTVEVPPVADIRGARVLALLGDSITTDHISPAGDIPEDGPAGRFLMAHGLTKRDFNSFGSRRGNDRVMVRGTFANIRLRNQLVAGKEGGYTVHLPEHEQMSIFDAATRYKQEGIPLLVLAGKEYGSGSSRDWAAKGTLLLGVKAVLAESYERIHRGNLVGMGVLPLQFLPGQNATSLGLTGEEVFDITGLGEHIQPRSEISVTAVGPGGKPTSFKAIARLDSEVEVTYYRNGGILPTVLRNFLRET